One segment of Streptosporangium brasiliense DNA contains the following:
- a CDS encoding GNAT family N-acetyltransferase, translated as MGWTFTSDAEVYAGAAEPWLLKDPVRNTVPLTVLRGIRSGLWGDDVLLAWLERDGETVAAASQTPPHPLLLADVPPETVRGLAARLIEDERVIPGVSGPLAQAEAFADAWWRPEAGRRSERLYRLDAPVPPRPPARGAPRTATIDDLGRLVGWFGDFLAEAGGVLPTDLTALVASRINREELVLWEADGLPVAFAGLSSPIAGMCRVGPVYTPPDLRRRGYGAAVAHAATAEALAAGATEVLLFTDLSNPTSNSIYQAIGYRPVADYASISFT; from the coding sequence ATGGGATGGACGTTCACCTCCGATGCCGAGGTGTATGCCGGGGCGGCGGAGCCGTGGCTGCTGAAGGACCCGGTCCGCAACACCGTCCCGCTCACGGTCCTGCGCGGCATCCGCAGCGGCCTGTGGGGCGACGACGTGCTGCTGGCCTGGCTGGAACGCGACGGCGAGACCGTCGCCGCGGCGAGCCAGACGCCGCCCCATCCGCTACTGCTCGCCGACGTCCCCCCGGAGACCGTCCGCGGGCTCGCCGCCCGCCTCATCGAGGACGAACGGGTGATCCCCGGAGTGTCCGGGCCGCTCGCGCAGGCCGAGGCGTTCGCCGACGCCTGGTGGCGGCCCGAGGCCGGGCGCCGCTCCGAGCGCCTCTACCGGCTCGACGCGCCCGTCCCGCCGCGGCCGCCGGCCCGGGGAGCCCCCCGCACGGCCACCATCGACGACCTCGGGCGGCTGGTCGGGTGGTTCGGTGACTTCCTGGCCGAGGCCGGCGGTGTCCTGCCCACTGACCTGACCGCGCTGGTGGCCAGCAGGATCAACCGCGAGGAGCTGGTGCTGTGGGAGGCGGACGGGCTGCCCGTCGCGTTCGCCGGGCTCTCCTCACCCATCGCCGGCATGTGCCGGGTCGGCCCCGTCTACACGCCCCCGGACCTGCGCCGGAGGGGATACGGTGCGGCGGTCGCCCACGCCGCGACGGCCGAGGCGCTGGCCGCGGGCGCCACGGAGGTGCTGCTGTTCACCGACCTGTCCAACCCCACCTCCAACTCGATCTACCAGGCGATCGGCTACCGCCCGGTCGCCGACTATGCCTCCATCAGCTTCACGTGA
- a CDS encoding FmdB family zinc ribbon protein, with translation MPRYDFRCRACGSTFELSRPMARSGEPALCPQGHDDTVKLLSTVAVTGGSGAPAPRPGGGGGGCCGGGCCG, from the coding sequence ATGCCGCGCTATGACTTCCGCTGCCGCGCCTGCGGATCCACCTTCGAGCTCTCCCGTCCGATGGCCCGCTCCGGCGAGCCCGCGCTCTGCCCGCAGGGCCACGACGACACCGTCAAGCTGCTGTCCACGGTCGCCGTGACCGGCGGATCCGGCGCCCCGGCACCCCGGCCGGGCGGCGGTGGCGGTGGCTGCTGCGGGGGCGGCTGCTGCGGCTAG
- a CDS encoding helix-turn-helix transcriptional regulator yields the protein MANVMKPSASPLTTAEIAALALSLAHLGSGPQANAARSGLRHAFEHMELDDEVIATTLSTLVDPMPDPVADRARTIANAITSRLVVRLHYRDVTGRITVRDVDPVTCMVHRDYWYLVGMCRLRHGIRAFRFDRIVATEPTFQPARPYLADRFLPFQGRRRALQNERAA from the coding sequence ATGGCTAACGTCATGAAGCCCTCCGCCAGCCCGTTGACGACCGCCGAGATCGCCGCCCTCGCCCTGTCCCTGGCGCACCTGGGTTCGGGCCCGCAGGCCAACGCCGCCCGCAGCGGCCTGCGCCACGCGTTCGAGCACATGGAGCTCGACGACGAAGTCATCGCCACCACGCTCTCGACCCTCGTCGACCCGATGCCCGACCCGGTCGCCGACCGGGCCCGGACCATCGCCAACGCCATCACCTCCCGTCTCGTGGTCCGCCTGCACTACCGGGACGTCACCGGCCGGATCACCGTCCGCGACGTCGACCCGGTGACCTGCATGGTCCACCGCGACTACTGGTATCTCGTGGGCATGTGCCGCCTGCGGCACGGCATCAGGGCCTTCCGGTTCGACCGGATCGTCGCCACCGAGCCCACCTTCCAGCCCGCCCGCCCCTACCTGGCCGACCGCTTCCTGCCCTTCCAGGGCAGGCGGCGCGCCCTGCAGAACGAGCGCGCCGCATAG
- the ilvD gene encoding dihydroxy-acid dehydratase encodes MPALRSRTVTHGRNMAGARALLRATGVAGGDFGKPIIAVANSFTQFVPGHVHLREVGDVVAGAIREAGAIPREFNTIAVDDGIAMGHGGMLYSLPSRELIADAVEYMVNAHCADALICVSNCDKITPGMLLAAFRLNIPTVFVSGGPMEAGKTPGRKLDLIDPMIASADDGVSDAELLEMEENACPTCGSCSGMFTANSMNCLAEAIGLALPGNGTILATHKARKKLFQDAGRRLVDITRRYYEQDDETVLPRSIATKDAFENAMALDVAMGGSTNTILHILAAAREAEVDFGLKEINEISLRVPCLCKVAPATAKYHVEDVHRAGGIPAILGELDRAGLLHRDAHTVNGGTMGDYIDAWDPCSATALPEALELWHAAPGNVRTVKPYSQEARWDSLDLDRSEGCVRDFEHAYTRDGGLAVLYGNIATEGCIVKTAGVDESIWRFSGPAVVFESQDDAVEGILNNKVKAGDVVVIRYEGPKGGPGMQEMLYPTSFLKGKGLGKACALVTDGRFSGGTSGLSIGHASPEAAEGGTIALVEDGDLIEIDIPGRSIELKVSEEELSARRERLVADLGGYRPRDRHRPVSAALQAYAAMTTSASTGASRDLSQLSR; translated from the coding sequence ATGCCCGCCCTCAGGTCTCGTACGGTCACTCACGGCAGGAACATGGCCGGAGCCCGGGCCCTGCTCCGGGCGACGGGTGTAGCCGGCGGTGACTTCGGCAAGCCCATCATCGCGGTGGCCAACAGCTTCACCCAGTTCGTCCCCGGGCACGTCCACCTCCGCGAGGTCGGCGACGTGGTGGCCGGGGCGATCCGCGAGGCGGGCGCGATCCCGCGCGAGTTCAACACGATCGCGGTCGACGACGGCATCGCGATGGGCCACGGCGGCATGCTCTACTCGCTGCCCAGCCGCGAGCTGATCGCCGACGCGGTCGAATACATGGTCAACGCGCACTGCGCCGACGCGCTCATCTGCGTCTCCAACTGCGACAAGATCACCCCGGGCATGCTGCTGGCCGCCTTCCGGCTCAACATCCCCACGGTCTTCGTCTCCGGCGGCCCGATGGAGGCCGGCAAGACACCGGGCCGGAAGCTCGACCTGATCGACCCGATGATCGCCTCCGCCGACGACGGCGTCTCCGACGCCGAGCTGCTGGAGATGGAGGAGAACGCCTGTCCGACCTGCGGTTCGTGCAGCGGGATGTTCACCGCCAACTCGATGAACTGCCTCGCCGAGGCCATCGGCCTGGCGCTGCCGGGCAACGGCACGATCCTGGCCACGCACAAGGCGCGCAAGAAGCTGTTCCAGGACGCCGGGCGCCGGCTGGTGGACATCACCCGCCGCTACTACGAGCAGGACGACGAGACGGTCCTGCCGCGCAGCATCGCCACCAAAGACGCGTTCGAGAACGCCATGGCGCTGGACGTGGCGATGGGCGGCTCGACGAACACGATCCTGCACATCCTCGCCGCGGCCCGCGAGGCCGAGGTGGACTTCGGGCTCAAGGAGATCAACGAGATCTCGCTGCGGGTGCCCTGCCTGTGCAAGGTCGCCCCGGCCACCGCGAAATACCACGTCGAAGACGTCCACCGGGCCGGCGGCATCCCCGCCATCCTCGGCGAGCTCGACCGGGCCGGCCTGCTCCACCGTGACGCGCACACCGTCAACGGCGGCACGATGGGCGACTACATCGACGCCTGGGACCCGTGCTCGGCCACCGCGCTGCCCGAGGCGCTGGAGCTCTGGCACGCCGCCCCCGGCAACGTCCGCACCGTCAAGCCCTACTCCCAGGAGGCCCGCTGGGACTCGCTGGACCTCGACCGGTCCGAGGGCTGCGTGCGCGACTTCGAGCACGCCTACACCCGTGACGGCGGCCTGGCCGTCCTCTACGGCAACATCGCCACCGAGGGCTGCATCGTCAAGACCGCCGGAGTCGACGAGTCGATCTGGCGCTTCTCCGGGCCCGCCGTGGTCTTCGAGTCCCAGGACGACGCGGTCGAGGGCATCCTGAACAACAAGGTCAAGGCCGGCGACGTCGTGGTGATCCGCTACGAGGGCCCGAAGGGCGGGCCGGGCATGCAGGAGATGCTCTACCCGACCTCGTTCCTGAAGGGCAAGGGCCTGGGCAAGGCCTGCGCGCTGGTCACCGACGGGCGCTTCTCCGGCGGCACGAGCGGGCTGTCCATCGGCCACGCCTCCCCCGAGGCGGCCGAGGGCGGCACCATCGCCCTGGTCGAGGACGGCGACCTCATCGAGATCGACATCCCCGGCCGGTCGATCGAGCTGAAGGTCTCCGAGGAGGAGCTGTCGGCCCGCCGCGAGCGGCTCGTCGCCGACCTGGGCGGCTACCGGCCGCGCGACCGTCACCGCCCGGTGAGCGCCGCGCTCCAGGCCTACGCCGCGATGACCACTTCGGCCTCCACCGGCGCCTCCCGGGACCTGTCCCAGCTCTCCCGCTGA
- a CDS encoding nuclease-related domain-containing protein: MGVVAGILLASWRLGVTAAVVATIVDTVLHARSNSTVPAWRRASVAERRTEAQLKRLERGGYRTLHARAIPNSEAQIDHLVVGPTGIYAVDSEKWDKRLPVRVQSHRKLFHGPFNQKPRLDEARWEASQAAELIGEALGHEVTIVPSLAIYGPAIPWKILNVREVDVFDGSRVRKWITKRERSLTDTEIDEIYRAAEQVLPARYPES; encoded by the coding sequence GTGGGAGTGGTCGCGGGCATCCTGCTCGCGAGCTGGCGGCTGGGGGTCACCGCGGCCGTCGTGGCCACGATCGTCGACACGGTGCTGCACGCCCGGTCCAACTCGACGGTGCCCGCCTGGCGGCGCGCCTCGGTCGCGGAGCGGCGCACGGAGGCCCAGCTCAAGCGGCTGGAGCGGGGCGGTTACCGCACCCTGCACGCCCGTGCGATCCCCAACAGCGAGGCCCAGATCGACCACCTGGTCGTGGGCCCCACCGGGATCTACGCCGTCGACTCGGAGAAATGGGACAAGCGCCTGCCGGTCCGCGTCCAGTCGCACCGCAAGCTGTTCCACGGGCCGTTCAACCAGAAACCCCGCCTCGACGAGGCGCGCTGGGAGGCGTCCCAGGCGGCAGAGCTGATCGGGGAGGCGCTCGGCCACGAGGTCACGATCGTCCCGTCCCTGGCGATCTACGGCCCGGCGATCCCGTGGAAGATCCTCAACGTCCGCGAGGTCGACGTCTTCGACGGCAGCCGTGTCCGCAAATGGATCACCAAGCGGGAACGGTCACTCACCGACACCGAGATCGACGAGATCTACCGGGCCGCCGAGCAGGTCCTGCCCGCGCGCTACCCCGAATCCTGA
- a CDS encoding amidase has translation MAHIHDLTALEQAAAVRSGEISPVEIAEHYLDRIARLDPEVGAYVTVTREMALEQAGKAEARVLAGEELPPLLGVPIPIKDLNLVKDVPIHFGSATYEDFVAPVDDSVVERLRDAGTVMLGKTATPEFGLPCYTETSLSPPTRTPWDLSRSAGGSSGGAAAAVAAGLAPAAQGSDGAGSIRIPASVCGLYGIKPTRGRISSAPIIPDLAGLSTNGPITRTVADAAALLDVMTHDNPGDLYYAPPPELGTFTAYVGRDPGRLRIARYAEPLVPGAEVDPEVLAAYEHASAELAALGHEVVDIAPPFTPDLVPQFVTLWYAFACMHPVDLGKQERLRPLTAWLRGRGFATPAPDFLQAQSALQLATRFGLMVTDQYDAVLTPTVTQPPRPVGWFEDVAEPEETFERMKRFAAFPAIYNVSGQPAVNLPLHWTPDGLPVGVMLAGRFGDEGTLISLSAQVEAARGGFWGERRPAVW, from the coding sequence GTGGCCCACATACATGATCTTACCGCCCTTGAGCAGGCGGCGGCCGTGCGGAGCGGGGAGATCTCGCCCGTCGAGATCGCCGAACACTACCTCGACCGCATCGCGCGGCTGGACCCGGAGGTCGGCGCCTATGTGACCGTCACCCGCGAGATGGCCCTGGAACAGGCGGGCAAGGCCGAGGCCAGGGTGCTGGCGGGGGAGGAGCTCCCGCCGCTGCTCGGGGTGCCGATCCCGATCAAGGACCTCAACCTGGTCAAGGACGTGCCGATCCACTTCGGCTCGGCCACCTACGAGGACTTCGTCGCGCCGGTGGACGACAGCGTGGTCGAGAGGCTCAGGGACGCCGGGACCGTCATGCTCGGCAAGACCGCGACCCCGGAGTTCGGACTGCCCTGCTACACCGAGACCTCGCTCTCCCCGCCCACCCGCACCCCGTGGGACCTCTCCCGCTCCGCCGGCGGCTCCAGCGGAGGAGCCGCCGCCGCGGTCGCCGCGGGCCTGGCCCCCGCGGCGCAGGGCAGTGACGGCGCGGGCTCGATCCGGATCCCCGCCTCGGTCTGCGGGCTGTACGGCATCAAGCCCACCCGGGGCCGGATCAGCTCCGCGCCGATCATCCCCGACCTCGCCGGCCTGTCCACCAACGGCCCGATCACCCGTACCGTGGCCGACGCCGCCGCGCTGCTCGACGTGATGACGCACGACAACCCCGGCGACCTCTACTACGCCCCGCCGCCGGAGCTGGGCACGTTCACGGCGTACGTGGGCCGGGACCCGGGCCGCCTGCGCATCGCCCGCTACGCCGAGCCGCTCGTCCCCGGCGCCGAGGTCGACCCCGAGGTGCTCGCCGCCTACGAGCACGCCTCGGCGGAGCTGGCCGCGCTCGGGCACGAGGTGGTGGACATCGCGCCGCCGTTCACCCCGGACCTGGTGCCGCAGTTCGTGACGCTCTGGTACGCCTTCGCCTGCATGCACCCGGTGGACCTGGGCAAGCAGGAGCGGCTCCGGCCGCTGACCGCCTGGCTGCGCGGGCGCGGCTTCGCCACCCCGGCCCCCGACTTCCTGCAGGCCCAGTCGGCGCTGCAGCTGGCCACCCGGTTCGGGCTGATGGTCACCGACCAGTACGACGCGGTGCTCACCCCCACCGTCACCCAGCCGCCCCGGCCGGTGGGCTGGTTCGAGGACGTGGCGGAGCCGGAGGAGACCTTCGAGCGGATGAAGCGCTTCGCCGCCTTCCCCGCCATCTACAACGTCAGCGGCCAGCCCGCGGTCAACCTCCCGCTGCACTGGACGCCGGACGGCCTGCCGGTCGGCGTCATGCTGGCCGGACGGTTCGGCGACGAGGGCACGCTGATCTCGCTCTCGGCGCAGGTGGAGGCGGCCCGCGGCGGCTTCTGGGGAGAGCGCAGACCGGCCGTCTGGTAG
- a CDS encoding DUF5130 family protein produces the protein MVTVLPALSPAQADDLREALRAADRRSGLRFAAYLGPAIGPRRHFAERLHAALGEEADRAVLVFVDPGGRALEIVTGLHAGRRLPDRECRLAATSMALALGAGDLAGGLVSGVGLLADLASRRR, from the coding sequence ATGGTGACGGTGCTGCCGGCCCTGAGCCCGGCACAGGCCGACGACCTCCGGGAGGCGCTGCGCGCCGCGGACCGCCGCAGCGGCCTGCGCTTCGCGGCCTACCTCGGACCGGCCATCGGCCCGCGCCGTCACTTCGCCGAACGGCTGCACGCCGCGCTGGGCGAGGAGGCCGACAGGGCCGTGCTCGTCTTCGTGGACCCCGGAGGGCGGGCGCTGGAGATCGTCACCGGTCTCCACGCCGGCCGGCGGCTCCCCGACCGGGAGTGCCGCCTGGCCGCGACGTCGATGGCGCTCGCCCTCGGTGCGGGAGATCTGGCGGGCGGGCTCGTCTCCGGCGTGGGGCTGCTGGCGGATCTCGCTTCGCGCCGCAGATGA
- a CDS encoding Pycsar system effector family protein — protein sequence MLKIVRDTLAGHVSGGGTVRQEQDEVVAYIAAVLAEVRGDIGRADRKAAVLAAAAVLGVLLGNRYGPDGLPSQVEWLWWAGVFFCAMGVLMLAGALYPRSARLAGQAVERRRSYAGRLYDEDPHAGEAPVEDSRAGAFARSALADLRARTAAQDTRVRADRLVLDIRRLSSVADAKKRYVRRGVILLVISLCCCALSVTVGQAMTSWDFFGRPMAPAVQPTPAAGPCVPSGTCDRSSYGQARSSFTR from the coding sequence GTGCTGAAGATCGTGCGCGACACGCTGGCGGGTCACGTCTCCGGGGGAGGCACGGTGAGGCAGGAGCAGGACGAGGTCGTCGCCTACATCGCGGCGGTCCTGGCCGAGGTGCGCGGCGACATCGGCAGGGCGGACCGCAAGGCCGCGGTCCTGGCGGCAGCGGCCGTCCTCGGCGTGCTGCTGGGCAACCGCTACGGGCCGGACGGGCTGCCCAGCCAGGTGGAGTGGCTCTGGTGGGCGGGCGTCTTCTTCTGCGCGATGGGGGTCCTGATGCTCGCCGGCGCCCTTTACCCCCGCAGTGCGCGGCTCGCCGGGCAGGCGGTGGAGCGCCGCCGCTCCTACGCGGGCCGGCTCTACGACGAGGATCCCCACGCCGGCGAGGCCCCGGTGGAGGACTCCCGCGCCGGCGCGTTCGCCCGCAGCGCGCTCGCCGACCTGAGGGCCCGCACGGCGGCCCAGGACACCCGGGTCCGGGCCGACCGGCTCGTGCTGGACATCAGGAGGCTCAGCTCCGTCGCCGACGCCAAGAAACGCTACGTCCGCAGGGGCGTGATCCTGTTGGTGATCTCCCTCTGCTGCTGCGCGCTCTCGGTGACGGTCGGCCAGGCCATGACGTCGTGGGACTTCTTCGGCAGGCCCATGGCCCCCGCCGTCCAGCCGACGCCCGCGGCGGGTCCGTGCGTCCCGTCCGGCACCTGTGACAGGTCCTCCTACGGTCAGGCCCGCAGCAGTTTCACCAGATAG
- the pepN gene encoding aminopeptidase N yields MAGNLTRDEARERARLLSVQSYAVELDLTEGEERFESVTTVRFTSAQAGAETFIDLAGAKVRKAVLNGTELDVSSYDLETGRLPLPGLAETNELRVDADCSYTRTGEGLHRFVDPVDKNVYLHSQFETADAHRMYACFDQPDLKATFELTVLAPSYWEVISNAAPDSAEELEEHHGRHGALQAAKRWHFPATPVMSTYITALCAGPYHKVTSEHDGIPLGLYCRASLAEHLDADNLFEITRQGFDFFHKIFGVRYPFGKYDQLFVPEFNAGAMENAGCVTFLEDYVFRSRVTDAIIERRAETILHEMAHMWFGDLVTMRWWDDLWLNESFATYASVLCQAEATRWGQGAWTTFANVEKAWAYRQDQLPSTHPIAADIVDMHAVEVNFDGITYAKGASVLKQLVAYVGLDNFLAGVRDYFNEHAWGNTTLADLLGALERTSGRDLSSWSKEWLETAWVNTLRPSFTTDPEGRFLEFNVLQEAPADYPTLRSHRVAIGLYSLQGDALVRTKRVELDVVGARTAVAELVGEVQPDLVLINDDDLTYAKVRLDERSLQTLVNGGIARFTESLPRALCWSAAWDMTRDAEMSTRDYVALVISGIASVKDITVAQTVLRQARLAVQQYADPAWRAEGLALLASALRSLVAGAEPGSDHQLAYVNALSAVATSAEDLAFVKGLLDGSEVLGGLTVDTDLRWTLIQSLVSGGVLGEEDIAEELLRDATATGERSAALSRAAIPTAEGKAKAWGVIIEGKLSGALLRSTVLGFMDPHHPDLLEPYATEYFKEIGRIWKTWTFDSAQSFANGCYPALAISPETVARTQDFISAEQPPHALKRLLLEGADGVSRALRAQAKDTSAA; encoded by the coding sequence GTGGCAGGCAATCTGACCCGTGACGAGGCCCGTGAGCGCGCGCGTCTGCTCAGTGTGCAGTCATACGCGGTGGAACTCGACCTGACCGAGGGTGAGGAGCGCTTCGAGAGCGTCACCACGGTCCGGTTCACCAGCGCTCAGGCGGGTGCGGAGACGTTCATCGACCTGGCCGGCGCCAAGGTGCGCAAGGCCGTCCTGAACGGCACCGAGCTCGACGTGAGCAGCTACGACCTGGAGACCGGCCGGCTGCCGCTGCCGGGCCTGGCCGAGACCAACGAACTGCGCGTCGACGCCGACTGCTCCTACACGCGCACCGGCGAGGGCCTGCACCGCTTCGTCGACCCGGTCGACAAGAACGTCTACCTGCACAGCCAGTTCGAGACGGCCGACGCCCACCGGATGTACGCCTGCTTCGACCAGCCCGACCTGAAGGCCACCTTCGAGCTGACCGTGCTCGCGCCCTCCTACTGGGAGGTCATCTCCAACGCGGCGCCCGACTCCGCCGAGGAGCTGGAGGAGCACCACGGCCGCCACGGCGCGCTCCAGGCCGCCAAGCGCTGGCACTTCCCCGCCACGCCGGTGATGTCCACCTACATCACCGCCCTGTGCGCCGGCCCCTACCACAAGGTGACCTCCGAGCACGACGGCATCCCGCTGGGCCTCTACTGCCGGGCCTCGCTCGCCGAGCACCTCGACGCCGACAACCTCTTCGAGATCACCCGGCAGGGGTTCGACTTCTTCCACAAGATCTTCGGCGTCCGCTACCCGTTCGGCAAGTACGACCAGCTCTTCGTGCCCGAGTTCAACGCGGGCGCGATGGAGAACGCCGGCTGCGTGACCTTCCTGGAGGACTACGTCTTCCGCTCCCGCGTCACCGACGCGATCATCGAGCGCCGCGCCGAGACGATCCTGCACGAGATGGCGCACATGTGGTTCGGCGACCTGGTCACCATGCGCTGGTGGGACGACCTGTGGCTGAACGAGTCGTTCGCCACCTACGCCTCGGTGCTCTGCCAGGCCGAGGCCACCCGCTGGGGCCAGGGCGCGTGGACGACCTTCGCCAACGTGGAGAAGGCCTGGGCCTACCGCCAGGACCAGCTGCCCTCGACCCACCCGATCGCCGCCGACATCGTCGACATGCACGCGGTCGAGGTCAACTTCGACGGCATCACCTACGCCAAGGGCGCCTCGGTGCTCAAGCAGCTCGTCGCCTACGTGGGCCTGGACAACTTCCTGGCCGGCGTCCGCGACTACTTCAACGAGCACGCCTGGGGCAACACCACGCTCGCCGACCTGCTCGGCGCGCTGGAGCGCACCTCCGGCCGCGACCTGTCCTCCTGGTCCAAGGAGTGGCTGGAGACCGCCTGGGTCAACACGCTGCGCCCGTCGTTCACCACCGACCCCGAGGGCCGTTTCCTAGAGTTCAACGTCCTGCAGGAGGCCCCGGCCGACTACCCGACGCTGCGCTCGCACCGCGTCGCCATCGGCCTGTACTCCCTGCAGGGCGACGCCCTGGTCCGCACCAAGCGGGTCGAGCTCGACGTGGTCGGGGCACGTACGGCGGTGGCCGAGCTGGTCGGCGAGGTCCAGCCGGACCTGGTCCTGATCAACGACGACGACCTGACCTACGCCAAGGTCCGGCTCGACGAGCGTTCGCTGCAGACGCTGGTGAACGGCGGCATCGCCAGGTTCACCGAGTCCCTGCCCCGTGCCCTGTGCTGGTCGGCCGCCTGGGACATGACCCGCGACGCCGAGATGTCCACCCGCGACTACGTCGCCCTGGTCATCTCCGGCATCGCGTCGGTCAAGGACATCACCGTCGCGCAGACGGTGCTCCGCCAGGCCCGCCTGGCCGTCCAGCAGTACGCCGACCCGGCCTGGCGGGCCGAGGGCCTGGCCCTGCTGGCCTCCGCCCTGCGCTCCCTCGTCGCCGGGGCCGAGCCGGGCTCCGACCACCAGCTCGCCTACGTCAACGCCCTGTCCGCCGTGGCGACCTCCGCCGAGGACCTGGCGTTCGTCAAGGGCCTGCTGGACGGCTCGGAGGTGCTCGGCGGGCTGACCGTGGACACCGACCTGCGCTGGACGCTGATCCAGTCCCTGGTCTCCGGCGGCGTGCTCGGCGAGGAGGACATCGCCGAGGAGCTCCTGCGCGACGCCACCGCCACCGGCGAGCGCTCCGCCGCGCTCTCCCGCGCCGCGATCCCGACGGCCGAGGGCAAGGCGAAGGCCTGGGGCGTCATCATCGAGGGCAAGCTGAGCGGCGCCCTGCTCCGCTCGACGGTCCTCGGCTTCATGGACCCGCACCACCCGGACCTGCTTGAGCCGTACGCCACGGAATACTTCAAGGAGATCGGCCGGATCTGGAAGACCTGGACCTTCGACAGCGCCCAGAGCTTCGCCAACGGCTGCTACCCGGCCCTGGCCATCTCCCCGGAGACCGTCGCCCGGACCCAGGACTTCATCTCCGCCGAGCAGCCGCCGCACGCCCTCAAGCGCCTGCTCCTGGAGGGCGCCGACGGCGTCAGCCGCGCCCTGCGGGCTCAGGCCAAGGACACCTCGGCGGCCTGA
- a CDS encoding mycothiol-dependent nitroreductase Rv2466c family protein, producing MTERTPVDLWFDPFCPYAWMTSRWLLEVEKLRPIEPRWHIMSLNVLNEDKDVPESYREMIAKAIGPVRVVTAVQEKYDSETVGRLYTELGTRFHNQGRLKELDRLRETVEEALEAAGLDREFADAMDSEEFDEALRASHDDGIGRVGQEVGTPVISVEGVSFFGPVISPAPKGEEAAKLWDGVRLVAGIDGFFEIKRSRTRQPIFD from the coding sequence ATGACTGAGCGCACCCCGGTCGACCTGTGGTTCGATCCCTTCTGCCCGTACGCGTGGATGACCTCCCGGTGGCTGCTGGAGGTGGAGAAGCTGCGGCCCATCGAGCCGCGCTGGCACATCATGAGCCTCAACGTGCTCAACGAGGACAAGGACGTGCCCGAGAGCTACCGCGAGATGATCGCCAAGGCCATCGGCCCGGTCCGCGTGGTCACCGCCGTGCAGGAGAAATACGACTCCGAGACGGTGGGCCGGCTCTACACCGAGCTCGGCACCCGCTTTCACAACCAGGGCAGGCTCAAGGAGCTCGACAGGCTCCGCGAGACCGTCGAGGAGGCGCTGGAGGCCGCGGGCCTGGACCGGGAGTTCGCCGACGCGATGGACTCCGAGGAGTTCGACGAGGCCCTGCGCGCCTCGCACGACGACGGCATCGGACGGGTCGGCCAGGAGGTCGGCACCCCGGTGATCTCGGTGGAGGGCGTCTCCTTCTTCGGCCCGGTCATCTCGCCCGCGCCCAAGGGCGAGGAGGCGGCCAAGCTCTGGGACGGCGTCCGCCTGGTGGCCGGCATCGACGGCTTCTTCGAGATCAAGCGCTCCCGCACCCGCCAGCCGATCTTCGACTGA